In Mycolicibacterium mucogenicum DSM 44124, the following are encoded in one genomic region:
- a CDS encoding 8-amino-7-oxononanoate synthase — MTDHSPLAWLADVERQRRAAGLRRSLRVRPAVATELDLASNDYLGLTQHPDVIAGGVTALHTWGAGSGGSRLVTGNTELHEEFEAELADFMGAESALVFSSGYTANIAAVAALSGPGALVVSDAYSHASLVDACRLSRARVVVSPHNDVGAVETALVSRSEERAVVITDSVFSTDGALAPLRALHEVCRRHSALLIVDEAHGLGVRGTGGRGLVHEVGLAGEPDIVVTTTLSKSLGSQGGAVLGPAAVRAHLIDAARTFIFDTGLAPAAVGAAQAALHVLIAEPWRAQAVLTHAATLARFGGAVHTPDSAVVSVILGDPEVALAAASACLDRGVRVGCFRPPSVPAGTSRLRLTARASLDDTELDLAGRVLGEVLALVQS; from the coding sequence ATGACTGATCACTCGCCGCTGGCCTGGCTCGCCGATGTCGAACGCCAGCGCCGCGCCGCGGGTCTGCGTCGGTCGCTGCGGGTCCGGCCCGCGGTGGCCACCGAACTGGACCTGGCGTCCAACGACTACCTCGGTCTGACCCAGCATCCCGACGTCATCGCGGGCGGCGTGACGGCGCTGCACACCTGGGGCGCGGGTTCCGGCGGATCGCGCCTGGTCACCGGCAACACCGAACTGCACGAGGAGTTCGAGGCCGAGCTGGCCGACTTCATGGGCGCCGAGTCGGCGCTGGTGTTCTCGTCCGGCTACACCGCCAACATCGCTGCGGTGGCGGCGCTGTCGGGGCCGGGCGCACTGGTCGTCTCCGACGCCTACAGCCACGCCTCACTCGTCGACGCCTGTCGGCTGTCCCGAGCCCGCGTGGTGGTGTCCCCGCACAACGACGTCGGCGCCGTGGAGACCGCTCTGGTCAGCCGGTCCGAGGAGCGGGCCGTCGTGATCACCGATTCGGTGTTCTCCACCGACGGTGCCCTCGCGCCCTTGCGCGCCCTGCACGAGGTCTGTCGCCGGCACAGCGCGCTCCTGATCGTCGACGAGGCCCACGGCCTCGGCGTGCGCGGCACCGGTGGCCGTGGCCTCGTGCACGAGGTCGGCCTGGCCGGCGAGCCCGACATCGTGGTGACGACGACGCTGTCCAAGTCGCTCGGCAGCCAGGGCGGCGCGGTGCTCGGGCCGGCCGCCGTGCGGGCGCACCTCATCGACGCCGCGCGCACGTTCATCTTCGACACCGGTCTGGCGCCGGCCGCCGTCGGCGCCGCGCAGGCCGCGCTGCATGTCCTCATCGCCGAGCCCTGGCGGGCGCAGGCCGTGCTGACGCACGCCGCGACGCTGGCCCGGTTCGGCGGCGCCGTCCACACGCCTGATTCGGCCGTCGTCTCGGTGATCCTGGGTGACCCCGAGGTCGCGCTGGCCGCGGCATCGGCGTGCCTGGACCGCGGAGTTCGGGTCGGCTGCTTCCGGCCCCCGTCGGTGCCGGCCGGTACCTCGCGTCTGCGCCTGACGGCGCGCGCGTCGCTCGACGACACCGAACTGGATCTGGCCGGGCGGGTGCTCGGCGAGGTGCTCGCGCTGGTGCAGTCGTGA
- a CDS encoding adenosylmethionine--8-amino-7-oxononanoate transaminase translates to MPALNPAEISAIDTAHIWHPYSTIGAEALPAVVATEAHGIMLTLIHEGRPVQVIDAMSSWWTAVHGHGHPVLDAAITRQLSRMNHVMFGGLTHEPAARLAQLLVEITPAGLDTVFFSDSGSVSVEVAAKMALQYQRSLGRPGRHKLMTWRGGYHGDTFTPMSVCDPDGGMHSIWTDVLMPQIFAPRVPAEFDPAYVEAFEAQLAAHVDELAAVIVEPVVQGAGGMRFHDPRYLTALRDICDRHDVLLIFDEIATGFGRTGELFAADHAGVSPDIMCVGKALTGGYVTLAATLCTAEIARVISSGEPGALMHGPTFMANALACAVSVAAVELLLSEDWKTRVATIADGLRRGLAPAADLPSVADVRVLGAIGVVEMREPVNMALATVTAIEHGVWLRPFGKLLYVMPPFICTPDEIDQVTSAVVAVAGALT, encoded by the coding sequence GTGCCAGCGCTGAACCCTGCCGAAATCTCGGCGATCGACACCGCCCACATCTGGCATCCGTACAGCACCATCGGCGCCGAGGCTTTGCCGGCGGTGGTTGCCACCGAGGCGCACGGCATCATGCTGACCCTCATCCACGAGGGCCGGCCGGTGCAGGTCATCGACGCGATGAGCTCGTGGTGGACGGCGGTGCACGGGCACGGGCATCCGGTGCTCGACGCCGCGATCACCCGGCAACTGAGCAGGATGAACCACGTCATGTTCGGCGGCCTCACGCATGAGCCCGCGGCGCGGCTGGCGCAGCTGCTCGTCGAGATCACCCCGGCCGGACTGGACACCGTGTTCTTCTCCGACTCCGGTTCCGTCTCCGTCGAGGTCGCCGCGAAAATGGCGCTGCAGTACCAGCGCAGCCTCGGCCGTCCCGGCCGGCACAAGCTGATGACGTGGCGCGGCGGCTACCACGGCGACACCTTCACCCCGATGAGCGTCTGCGACCCCGACGGCGGCATGCACTCGATCTGGACCGATGTGCTGATGCCCCAGATCTTCGCGCCGCGCGTGCCCGCGGAATTCGACCCGGCCTATGTCGAGGCATTCGAGGCCCAGCTGGCCGCGCATGTGGACGAGCTCGCTGCCGTCATCGTCGAGCCCGTTGTCCAGGGCGCCGGCGGCATGCGGTTCCACGACCCGCGGTACCTGACGGCACTGCGCGACATCTGCGACCGGCACGACGTGCTGCTGATCTTCGACGAGATCGCGACCGGATTCGGGCGGACGGGCGAGCTGTTCGCCGCCGACCACGCCGGCGTCAGCCCCGACATCATGTGCGTCGGCAAGGCGCTCACGGGTGGCTATGTGACGCTGGCGGCGACGCTGTGCACCGCCGAGATCGCGCGGGTGATCAGCTCCGGCGAGCCGGGCGCGCTCATGCACGGGCCGACGTTCATGGCCAACGCGCTGGCGTGCGCCGTGTCGGTGGCGGCCGTCGAGCTGCTGTTGAGCGAGGACTGGAAGACACGAGTGGCGACCATCGCGGACGGGCTGCGGCGCGGTCTGGCACCGGCCGCCGACCTGCCGTCGGTCGCCGACGTGCGCGTGCTGGGCGCCATCGGCGTCGTCGAGATGCGCGAGCCCGTGAACATGGCGCTGGCCACGGTCACCGCGATCGAGCACGGTGTGTGGCTGCGGCCCTTCGGCAAGCTGCTGTACGTGATGCCGCCCTTCATCTGTACGCCCGACGAGATCGACCAGGTCACCTCTGCTGTGGTCGCCGTTGCCGGTGCGTTAACCTGA
- a CDS encoding acyltransferase family protein, which produces MTTLAAPRPASQPGSGNAERVSDSGADAAAGNAPSAFYRHDLDGLRGIAIAMVAAFHVWFGRVSGGVDVFLALSGFFFGGKLLRIALTPNAPLSPGPQLRRLVRRLLPALIVVLAAGAVLTIVIQPQTRWETFADQSLASLGYYQNWELAETASNYLRAGESVSPLQHLWSMSVQGQFYVAFLALIFGFAYLLRRRLGDRLRPAFIALLSVLTVASFVYAIFAHQADQVSAYYDSFARAWELLLGALVGALVPSVRWPMWLRNVVSVVALAAILSCGALIDGVREFPGPWALVPVGATMLFILSAANHTERLPAPNRLLATGPFLSLGTMAYSLYLWHWPLLIFWLAYSGHSRAHFVDGTAVLLVSGVLAWLTTRYVENPLRRPATTGSAGFAGLRRPTAVLGTLVAVMGVSLTATAFTWREHMNTARANGKELATLSAVDYPGARALLHHARVPKLPFRPTVLEAHDDVPATTADSCIADFDDLSIRNCTYGDAQAPRTIALAGGSHAEHWITALDLLGKRYHFKVVTYLKMGCPLSTEQNPLVMGDNRPYPKCYEWNELVMPKLVADHPSFVFTTSTRPWNIKSGDVMPGTYIGIWQRLSDANIPILAMRDTPWLVRDGKPFFPADCLASGGNSTSCGIARSEVLSDHNPTLDFVAQFPLLKPLDMSDAVCRPDICRAVEGNVLLYHDSHHLSATYMRTMTGELGRQVGAATGWW; this is translated from the coding sequence ATGACGACTCTTGCAGCACCGCGGCCGGCGTCGCAGCCCGGGTCGGGCAACGCCGAGCGCGTCTCCGACAGCGGTGCGGACGCCGCGGCGGGCAATGCGCCGAGCGCGTTCTACCGCCACGACCTGGACGGCCTGCGCGGCATCGCCATCGCGATGGTCGCGGCCTTTCACGTGTGGTTCGGCCGCGTCTCCGGCGGCGTCGACGTCTTCCTCGCGCTGTCCGGCTTCTTCTTCGGCGGCAAACTCCTGCGGATCGCGCTGACGCCGAACGCGCCGCTGTCCCCCGGTCCGCAACTGCGCCGCCTGGTCCGTCGCCTGCTGCCGGCGCTGATCGTCGTGCTCGCCGCGGGCGCCGTGCTGACCATCGTGATCCAGCCTCAGACCCGCTGGGAGACGTTCGCCGACCAGAGCCTGGCCAGCCTCGGCTACTACCAGAACTGGGAACTCGCCGAGACCGCGTCGAACTACCTGCGGGCCGGCGAATCCGTCAGCCCCCTGCAGCACCTCTGGTCGATGTCGGTGCAGGGCCAGTTCTATGTCGCGTTCCTGGCGCTGATCTTCGGCTTCGCGTACCTGTTGCGGCGCCGGCTCGGCGACCGGCTCCGGCCGGCCTTCATCGCGCTGCTCAGCGTCCTGACCGTCGCGTCGTTCGTCTACGCGATCTTCGCGCACCAGGCCGACCAGGTGAGCGCCTACTACGACAGCTTCGCCCGCGCCTGGGAGCTGCTGCTCGGCGCTCTCGTCGGCGCGCTGGTGCCGTCCGTTCGATGGCCGATGTGGCTGCGCAACGTGGTGTCGGTGGTCGCGCTGGCGGCCATCCTGTCGTGCGGCGCCCTGATCGACGGCGTGCGCGAATTTCCGGGGCCCTGGGCGCTGGTTCCGGTCGGCGCGACCATGCTGTTCATCCTCAGTGCCGCAAATCACACCGAGCGGCTGCCGGCGCCGAACCGGCTCCTGGCCACCGGCCCGTTCCTGTCGCTCGGCACCATGGCCTACTCGCTGTATCTCTGGCATTGGCCGCTGCTGATCTTCTGGCTGGCCTACAGCGGCCACAGCCGGGCCCATTTCGTCGATGGCACGGCCGTGCTGCTCGTCTCCGGGGTGCTCGCCTGGCTCACCACCCGTTACGTGGAGAATCCGCTGCGCCGGCCGGCGACGACGGGTTCGGCCGGATTCGCCGGGCTGCGGCGGCCCACGGCCGTGCTGGGGACGCTTGTCGCCGTGATGGGTGTGTCGCTCACCGCCACCGCCTTCACGTGGCGCGAGCACATGAACACTGCCCGCGCCAACGGCAAGGAACTCGCCACCCTGTCGGCGGTCGACTATCCGGGCGCCCGCGCCCTGCTGCACCACGCCCGGGTGCCGAAGCTGCCGTTCCGCCCGACGGTGCTCGAGGCGCACGACGACGTGCCCGCGACGACGGCTGACAGCTGTATCGCCGACTTCGACGACCTGTCGATCCGAAACTGCACCTACGGTGACGCGCAGGCACCCCGCACCATCGCGCTGGCCGGCGGCTCGCACGCCGAGCACTGGATCACCGCACTGGACCTGCTCGGCAAGCGCTATCACTTCAAGGTCGTGACCTATCTGAAGATGGGCTGTCCACTGTCGACCGAGCAGAACCCGCTGGTGATGGGCGACAACCGGCCGTACCCGAAGTGTTACGAGTGGAACGAGCTGGTCATGCCGAAGCTGGTGGCCGACCACCCGAGCTTCGTCTTCACCACCTCCACGCGGCCCTGGAACATCAAGTCCGGTGACGTGATGCCCGGCACGTACATCGGTATCTGGCAGCGCCTGTCGGATGCGAACATCCCGATTCTGGCGATGCGCGACACTCCGTGGCTGGTCCGGGACGGTAAGCCGTTCTTCCCGGCCGACTGCCTTGCCAGCGGCGGCAATTCGACGTCCTGCGGCATCGCCCGCTCCGAGGTACTGTCCGACCACAACCCGACCCTCGATTTCGTCGCGCAGTTCCCACTGTTGAAACCGCTCGACATGAGTGACGCGGTGTGCCGCCCCGACATCTGCCGCGCTGTGGAGGGAAATGTGTTGCTATACCACGACTCTCATCACCTGTCCGCCACCTACATGCGCACCATGACCGGCGAACTCGGCCGCCAGGTCGGGGCTGCCACCGGCTGGTGGTGA
- the glgX gene encoding glycogen debranching protein GlgX, which translates to MVVGVWPGSAYPLGATYDGSGTNFSVFSEVAERVELCLIAKDGSEERVNLDEVDSYVWHCYLPTVTPGQRYGFRVYGPWDPANGHRCDPSKLLLDPYGKSFHGDFDFSQALYSYDLTAPSATGEPPGVDSLGHTMTSVVINPFFNWDNDRVLRTPYHETVIYEAHVKGMTQTHPAIPEELRGTYAGLAHPAIIEHLRSLGVTAIELMPVHQFLHDHRLLDLGLRNYWGYNTFGFFAPHYQYSGNQHAGSAVAEFKTMVKSFHDAGIEVILDVVYNHTAEGNHLGPTLNFRGIDNAAYYRLDDDDLSLYKDFTGTGNSLNARHPHTLQLIMDSLRYWVLEMHVDGFRFDLASTLAREFYDVDRLSAFFDLVQQDPVISQVKLIAEPWDVGEGGYQVGNFPGLWTEWNGKYRDTVRDYWRGEPATLGEFASRLTGSSDLYEATGRRPSASINFVTCHDGFTLTDLVSYNEKHNEANGEDNRDGESHNRSWNCGVEGPTDDPEILELRERQRRNIFATLMLSQGTPMISHGDEIGRTQQGNNNVYCQDNTLSWMDWTMCETNAALLEFTRTVVAFRRKHPVFRRRRFLAGQPVRSTGQIRDIAWLTPAGEEMTLEDWDSGFGKSISVFLNGDAIPEPNARGERVTDDSFLLCFNAHDEALDFVIPGEDYGASWAAALDTADPHGHTELVAAAGETISLQARSLLVLRKTA; encoded by the coding sequence ATGGTTGTTGGCGTCTGGCCGGGTAGCGCCTATCCCCTCGGTGCGACCTACGACGGTTCCGGCACCAATTTTTCAGTGTTCTCCGAAGTCGCCGAGCGCGTCGAGCTGTGCCTGATCGCCAAGGACGGCAGCGAGGAACGCGTCAACCTCGACGAGGTCGACAGCTACGTGTGGCACTGCTATCTGCCGACGGTCACGCCCGGGCAGCGGTACGGATTTCGCGTGTACGGACCGTGGGACCCGGCCAATGGACACCGCTGCGATCCGAGCAAGCTGCTGCTCGATCCCTACGGCAAGTCGTTCCACGGCGACTTCGACTTCAGCCAGGCGCTGTACTCCTATGACTTGACGGCGCCATCGGCCACCGGTGAGCCGCCCGGCGTCGATTCGTTGGGGCACACCATGACCAGTGTGGTCATCAACCCATTCTTCAACTGGGACAACGACCGTGTGCTGCGGACGCCGTATCACGAGACGGTGATCTACGAGGCCCACGTCAAGGGTATGACGCAGACGCACCCGGCGATCCCCGAGGAACTGCGCGGCACCTACGCCGGACTCGCCCACCCGGCGATCATCGAGCACCTACGGTCGCTCGGCGTAACGGCCATCGAACTGATGCCCGTGCACCAGTTCCTGCACGACCACCGGCTGCTGGACCTCGGGCTGCGAAACTACTGGGGCTACAACACGTTCGGCTTCTTCGCGCCGCACTACCAGTACTCGGGGAATCAGCACGCCGGCAGCGCGGTCGCCGAGTTCAAGACCATGGTGAAGTCGTTCCACGACGCCGGCATCGAAGTCATCCTGGACGTGGTCTACAACCACACCGCCGAAGGCAACCACCTCGGCCCGACGCTGAACTTCCGCGGCATCGACAACGCCGCCTACTACCGGCTAGATGACGACGACCTGTCGCTCTACAAGGACTTCACCGGCACCGGCAACAGCCTCAACGCCCGTCATCCCCACACGCTGCAGCTGATCATGGACTCGCTGCGGTACTGGGTACTCGAGATGCACGTCGACGGCTTCCGCTTCGACCTCGCCTCGACGCTGGCCCGGGAGTTCTACGACGTGGACCGGCTCTCGGCGTTTTTCGATCTGGTGCAACAGGATCCGGTGATCAGCCAGGTGAAACTGATCGCCGAGCCGTGGGATGTCGGCGAGGGTGGCTACCAGGTCGGCAACTTCCCAGGTTTGTGGACCGAGTGGAACGGGAAATACCGCGACACTGTGCGCGACTACTGGCGGGGCGAGCCCGCGACCCTGGGCGAGTTCGCCTCGCGACTGACCGGTTCCTCGGACCTGTACGAGGCGACCGGCCGCCGACCGAGCGCGAGCATCAACTTCGTCACCTGCCACGACGGCTTCACGCTGACCGACCTGGTGTCGTACAACGAGAAGCACAACGAAGCCAACGGCGAGGACAACCGCGACGGCGAGAGCCACAACCGCTCCTGGAACTGCGGCGTCGAAGGCCCGACCGACGACCCGGAGATCCTCGAGCTCCGCGAACGGCAGCGCCGCAACATCTTCGCGACGCTGATGCTGTCGCAGGGCACACCGATGATCAGTCACGGTGACGAGATCGGGCGCACCCAGCAGGGCAACAACAACGTCTACTGCCAGGACAACACACTGTCGTGGATGGACTGGACCATGTGCGAGACCAACGCGGCACTGCTGGAATTCACCCGCACCGTGGTGGCGTTCCGGCGCAAGCATCCCGTCTTCCGGCGCCGCCGGTTCCTGGCCGGGCAACCGGTACGCAGCACCGGGCAGATCCGCGACATCGCATGGCTGACTCCCGCTGGCGAAGAGATGACGCTCGAGGACTGGGATTCCGGCTTCGGCAAGAGCATCTCGGTATTCCTCAACGGCGACGCGATACCCGAACCCAACGCCCGCGGTGAGCGCGTCACCGACGACTCGTTCCTGCTGTGCTTCAACGCCCACGACGAGGCACTCGATTTCGTGATTCCCGGCGAGGACTACGGGGCGAGCTGGGCGGCGGCGCTGGACACCGCGGACCCGCACGGCCACACCGAACTGGTGGCCGCCGCCGGCGAGACGATTTCACTGCAGGCCCGCTCGCTGCTGGTGCTACGTAAGACGGCGTGA
- the treY gene encoding malto-oligosyltrehalose synthase: protein MTVPVSPVVATYRLQMRSDGMTFDDALALLPYLDDLGVSHLYLSPVLTAVTGSTHGYDVTDPTAVSAELGGPEGFSRLSAAARARGMGLVVDIVPNHVGVEQPEQNPWWWDVLTHGRASRFAHFFDIDWDLDPDGRIVLPVLGSDSDVDDLAVDGDVLRLGDRTWPIRPGTGAGTAAEVYARQAYRLTGWQSGSCGYRRFFSITSLAAVRQEDLDVFDASHAEIARWFRNGLVDGLRVDHIDGLTDPAGYLVRLRELAGDDAWIVAEKILAADEPLDPSLPIAGTTGYDVLREIGGLFVDPDGAAALTELARETHSDARELKIKAATETLASELARLCRAITRAAGDDDPALPAAVAQLLSHAGVYRTDYPVLAATLPEAINQTLSTAPELASALQLVVTAIEQPEPAARLQQLCGATTAKAIEDTLFYRDARLVSLNEVGGTPERFGMSTAEFHQRAVARARDWPATLVTLSTHDTKRGEDVRARITVLSQRAEHWAQRVGRWNTVCVPPDEGTGLFLWQNIIGVWPTAGDVDDAVRARLHSYAEKAIREAELHTDWEQPDREFEDAVHDWIDALIDGPIAAEITTFVGQLDEAARCDAVAQKLLALTVPGIPDIYQGTELFDDSLVDPDNRRPVDFALRQRELDTLNHPKIRVVAAALRSRRERPATYLSGDYTPVAADGPAADHVIAFQRGTDVLVVVPRWTLKLNESDCAETTLALPAGDWTDRLTGRTWSGTVAANTLFAELPGVLLEKADG, encoded by the coding sequence ATGACGGTGCCGGTCTCGCCCGTAGTCGCCACGTACCGGCTGCAGATGCGCAGCGACGGAATGACTTTCGACGACGCGTTGGCGCTGCTGCCCTACCTCGACGATCTCGGCGTCTCGCACCTGTACCTGTCGCCGGTGCTGACGGCCGTGACCGGGTCGACGCACGGCTACGACGTCACCGACCCGACGGCCGTCTCGGCGGAGCTCGGTGGGCCGGAGGGCTTTTCCCGGCTGTCCGCCGCCGCGCGGGCGCGCGGCATGGGGCTCGTCGTCGACATCGTGCCGAACCACGTCGGCGTCGAACAACCCGAACAGAATCCGTGGTGGTGGGACGTCCTGACGCACGGTCGGGCATCACGCTTCGCCCACTTCTTCGACATCGACTGGGATCTGGACCCCGACGGCCGAATCGTGTTGCCGGTGCTGGGTTCCGACTCCGACGTCGATGATCTCGCCGTCGACGGTGACGTGCTGCGGCTGGGTGACCGGACCTGGCCGATCCGGCCCGGCACCGGCGCCGGCACGGCCGCAGAGGTCTATGCCCGGCAGGCGTACCGGCTGACGGGCTGGCAGTCCGGTTCCTGTGGCTACCGGCGGTTCTTCTCCATCACCTCACTGGCGGCGGTGCGCCAAGAGGACCTCGACGTGTTCGACGCCAGCCACGCCGAGATCGCGCGCTGGTTTCGTAACGGGCTGGTGGACGGTTTGCGGGTCGACCACATCGACGGGTTGACCGATCCCGCAGGCTATCTCGTGCGGCTGCGGGAACTGGCCGGAGACGACGCCTGGATCGTCGCCGAGAAGATTCTGGCCGCCGACGAGCCGCTGGACCCCAGCCTCCCCATCGCGGGCACCACCGGCTACGACGTGCTGCGGGAGATCGGCGGGCTCTTCGTCGACCCGGACGGCGCCGCCGCGCTCACGGAACTGGCCCGCGAAACCCATAGCGATGCCCGGGAACTGAAGATCAAGGCCGCCACCGAAACCCTGGCCAGCGAGTTGGCCCGGCTGTGCCGTGCGATCACGCGGGCCGCCGGCGACGACGATCCCGCCCTCCCGGCCGCCGTCGCCCAACTGCTCAGCCACGCCGGCGTGTATCGCACCGACTACCCCGTGCTGGCCGCGACGCTGCCCGAAGCCATCAACCAAACCCTCAGCACCGCACCGGAACTGGCATCGGCGCTGCAGCTGGTCGTCACCGCCATCGAGCAGCCCGAACCGGCGGCGCGGTTGCAGCAGTTGTGCGGAGCGACGACGGCCAAGGCCATCGAGGACACCCTCTTCTACCGAGACGCGCGGCTGGTGTCGTTGAACGAGGTCGGTGGCACACCGGAACGGTTCGGCATGAGCACGGCCGAGTTTCACCAGCGCGCCGTGGCGCGCGCACGCGACTGGCCCGCCACCTTGGTGACCCTGTCCACCCACGACACCAAGCGCGGCGAGGATGTGCGGGCCCGCATCACGGTGCTGTCCCAGCGCGCCGAGCACTGGGCGCAGCGCGTCGGCCGCTGGAACACGGTGTGCGTACCACCCGACGAGGGCACCGGATTGTTCCTGTGGCAGAACATCATCGGTGTCTGGCCCACCGCGGGCGACGTCGACGACGCCGTCCGCGCGCGGCTGCACTCCTATGCCGAGAAGGCGATTCGCGAAGCCGAGCTGCACACCGACTGGGAGCAGCCGGACCGGGAGTTCGAAGATGCGGTCCACGACTGGATCGATGCGCTGATCGACGGCCCGATCGCGGCCGAGATCACCACGTTTGTCGGGCAGCTCGACGAGGCCGCGCGTTGCGATGCCGTCGCGCAGAAACTGCTCGCCCTGACGGTGCCGGGTATCCCCGACATCTACCAGGGCACCGAACTGTTCGACGACAGCCTGGTGGACCCCGACAATCGCCGTCCGGTGGATTTCGCTCTCCGACAGCGTGAGCTCGATACCTTGAACCACCCCAAGATTCGGGTCGTGGCGGCAGCGTTGCGGTCACGCCGGGAGCGGCCGGCGACGTACCTGTCGGGCGACTACACGCCCGTCGCCGCCGACGGTCCCGCCGCTGACCACGTGATCGCATTCCAGCGGGGTACCGACGTTCTGGTGGTCGTCCCCCGCTGGACGCTGAAGCTCAACGAATCCGATTGCGCCGAAACCACTCTGGCTTTGCCAGCCGGCGACTGGACCGACCGGCTGACCGGCCGCACCTGGTCGGGCACCGTCGCCGCCAACACGCTGTTCGCCGAACTGCCCGGCGTACTTCTGGAGAAAGCCGATGGCTGA
- the treZ gene encoding malto-oligosyltrehalose trehalohydrolase: MADHEFSVWAPTPNDVALDADGIRYPMTRSDDGWWRVTVDVPADVRYGFVLDDSEPLPDPRSPRQPDGVHGFSQLWTSAPPAPWPGRAIDGAVIYELHVGTFTAAGTFDAAIERLDHLVDLGVDFVELMPVNAFSGNHGWGYDGVLWYAVHEPYGGPSGLVRFVDACHQRGLGVLLDAVFNHLGPSGNYLPKFGPYLTVGRTPWGEAINIAAADSDPVRRYIIDCALRWMRDFGIDGLRLDAVHALVDTTAVHLLEELATETDALATELGRPLSLIAESDLNDPRLITPRDRGGYGLAAQWDDDIHHAIHTAVSGERQGYYADFGSMQALATTLARGFFHAGTYSSFRRRRHGRPLDTTSIPATRLLAYTCTHDQVGNRAIGDRPSQNLDFGQLAVKAALVLGSPYTAMLFMGEEWGASTPFQFFSSHPEPELARATAEGRKAEFADHGWAADDIPDPQDPATFQRSKLDWDKVGTGEHARLLRIYRDLITLRRTEPDFADPWLDHLRVEFDETDRWIVMHRGAFAVACNLGEQPAVVPVTGESVLSSAEPQIGTNATTLPGHSFAILRRRP; encoded by the coding sequence ATGGCTGACCACGAATTCTCGGTCTGGGCGCCGACACCGAACGACGTCGCACTCGACGCCGACGGGATCCGGTATCCGATGACCCGCTCCGACGACGGGTGGTGGCGCGTCACCGTCGACGTGCCGGCCGACGTCCGGTACGGCTTCGTCCTTGATGACTCCGAACCACTGCCCGACCCCCGTTCGCCGCGGCAACCCGATGGCGTGCACGGGTTTTCGCAGCTGTGGACATCCGCGCCGCCGGCCCCCTGGCCAGGCCGGGCCATCGACGGCGCGGTGATCTACGAACTGCACGTCGGCACGTTCACCGCGGCCGGCACGTTCGACGCCGCAATCGAGCGGCTGGACCACCTCGTCGACCTCGGTGTGGACTTCGTCGAACTCATGCCGGTCAACGCCTTCAGCGGCAACCACGGCTGGGGCTACGACGGCGTGCTGTGGTACGCCGTGCACGAACCCTACGGCGGCCCTTCGGGTCTCGTGCGCTTCGTCGACGCCTGCCATCAACGGGGCCTGGGCGTGCTGCTCGACGCGGTGTTCAATCACCTTGGCCCATCAGGGAATTACCTGCCCAAGTTCGGGCCGTACCTGACGGTGGGCCGGACCCCGTGGGGTGAGGCGATCAACATCGCCGCCGCCGACTCCGATCCGGTCCGCCGGTACATCATCGACTGCGCCCTGCGCTGGATGCGGGACTTCGGCATCGACGGCCTGCGACTGGACGCGGTGCACGCACTGGTCGACACCACGGCGGTTCATCTGCTGGAAGAGCTGGCCACCGAAACCGATGCGTTGGCAACCGAACTCGGCCGCCCGTTGTCCCTGATCGCCGAGAGCGACCTCAACGACCCGCGGCTGATCACTCCGCGTGACCGCGGTGGCTACGGCCTCGCCGCCCAGTGGGACGACGACATCCACCACGCCATCCACACCGCGGTGTCCGGCGAACGGCAGGGCTACTACGCCGATTTCGGGTCGATGCAGGCACTCGCCACCACCCTCGCACGTGGCTTCTTCCACGCCGGCACCTACTCGTCGTTCCGGCGCCGGCGCCACGGCCGGCCGCTAGACACCACGAGCATTCCGGCCACCCGGCTGCTGGCCTATACCTGCACGCACGATCAGGTCGGCAACCGGGCGATCGGCGACCGCCCGTCGCAGAACCTCGACTTCGGACAGCTGGCGGTCAAGGCCGCGCTGGTCCTCGGATCGCCCTATACGGCAATGCTTTTCATGGGCGAGGAGTGGGGCGCGTCGACGCCGTTCCAGTTCTTCAGCTCACATCCCGAGCCCGAGCTGGCACGCGCGACGGCCGAGGGCCGCAAGGCCGAGTTCGCCGACCACGGCTGGGCCGCCGACGACATCCCCGATCCGCAGGACCCCGCCACGTTTCAGCGTTCCAAACTCGACTGGGACAAGGTCGGCACGGGCGAGCACGCCCGGCTGCTGCGGATCTACCGCGACCTGATCACGCTGCGGCGCACCGAACCCGACTTCGCCGACCCCTGGCTGGACCACCTGCGCGTCGAGTTCGACGAGACCGACCGCTGGATCGTCATGCATCGCGGGGCGTTCGCCGTCGCGTGCAACCTCGGTGAGCAGCCCGCCGTCGTGCCCGTCACCGGCGAGTCGGTCCTGAGCTCAGCCGAGCCGCAGATCGGGACAAACGCCACGACACTGCCCGGCCACAGCTTCGCGATCCTCCGTCGACGCCCCTAG